One part of the Solanum dulcamara chromosome 3, daSolDulc1.2, whole genome shotgun sequence genome encodes these proteins:
- the LOC129881810 gene encoding thermospermine synthase ACAULIS5-like, which translates to MGEISAISNGLNNENGHVVGGPRKSCWYEEEIDNDLRWCFALNSILHTGATQYQDIQLLDTKPFGKALVIDGKLQSAEIDEFIYHECLVHPPLLHHSNPRSIFIMGGGEGSTARELLRHKTVDKVVMCDIDEEVVEFCKSYLEVNKEAFSDPRLDLIINDARAELERREEHYDIIVGDLADPIEGGPCYQLYTKSFYEFIVKPRLNQNGIFVTQAGPAGIFSHTEVFSCIFNTLKQVFKYVVPYSAHIPSYADTWGWVMASDTPFVASVDELDQRIKQRIKGENRYLDGKTFTSASTLSKAVRKSLNNETHVYTEGNARFIYGHGRHNQA; encoded by the exons atgggtGAAATATCAGCAATCTCTAATGGTTTGAATAATGAAAATGGTCATGTAGTTGGAGGTCCAAGAAAGAGTTGTTGGTATGAAGAAGAGATTGATAATGACTTGAGATGGTGTTTTGCTCTCAATAG CATTTTGCACACTGGTGCTACTCAATATCAAGACATTCAACTCTTGGACACAAAGCCCTTTGGAAAG GCTTTAGTGATCGACGGAAAGCTTCAAAGTGCAGAGATAGATGAATTTATCTACCATGAATGTCTTGTCCATCCACCTCTCCTTCATCATTCCAA TCCTAGAAGCATATTCATTATGGGAGGAGGTGAAGGTTCTACAGCCAGAGAGTTATTAAGGCACAAAACAGTCGATAAAGTTGTAATGTGTGACATTGATGAA gAGGTGGTGGAATTTTGCAAGTCATACTTGGAGGTTAACAAAGAAGCATTTTCCGATCCTAGACTTGACCTTATTATTAATGATGCCAG GGCTGAGCTAGAAAGGAGGGAGgaacattatgatataattgtAGGGGATTTAGCTGATCCTATAGAAGGAGGACCATGTTACCAACTTTATACAAAATCCTTTTATGAATTTATTGTTAAACCTAGGCTTAATCAAAATGGCATCTTTGTCACTCAG GCAGGACCAGCAGGAATTTTCAGCCATACAGAAGTCTTTTCTTGCATTTTCAATACTCTGAAACAAGTTTTCAAAT ATGTTGTGCCTTATTCAGCTCATATTCCATCCTATGCTGACACATGGGGATGGGTCATG GCATCAGATACTCCTTTTGTTGCAAGTGTGGATGAATTGGACCAAAGAATCAAGCAAAGGATCAAGGGAGAAAATAGATATCTTGATGGGAAAACATTCACTTCAGCCTCTACATTGAGCAAAGCTGTTAGAAAATC ATTGAACAATGAGACTCATGTTTACACAGAAGGGAATGCAAGATTTATTTATGGACATGGAAGACACAATCAAGCATGA
- the LOC129882998 gene encoding G-type lectin S-receptor-like serine/threonine-protein kinase LECRK2 yields the protein MKSFVTSSCLKLSLLISYKMKISLNLLAFLLLILHHQSNGQNNPNISIGSTFTAGDNGSLLSSSGDFAFGFYPVSDNLFLVGIWFNKIQERTLVWSSNRDSPAEIGSTISLTNGGQLVLNYANSTVQQISSGAVRLGIMQDDGNLVLRDSSSNNVWESFESPTDTLLPGQTLSSAGKLYSNSISDGNSNYSRGKFMLEMQSDGKLVLSAYHFADTGYWVSSQDNIGNGEVNLVFNQRNASLYLVRDNNNTIHSFLSNVPTPVEDYYHRATLDSFGNFQQYAYHKTNGSNWIRVWKILSEPCMVNAVCGAYGFCSSNDNETVNCDCLPGYVFLDRSNPTKGCHPETMINFCADHLSTGNFKIVSMKDSDMPYNEVGDYEIYRDVDEEGCKKVVMEDCYAMAASLVNRSCHKRRTPILNAHKTSMTKGSISFIKVPINSDKDGISTKKKSNTRARLTAGLITTSSLAVLFGALAFYYHPAPRRLVRREWNPNSSRIGINFREFTYKELHEITNGFSKQLGKGASAKVYYGNLKLKDVQVEIAVKRMADVAEPSEKVFMTELKIIGRTHHKNLVKLLGFCIEDNHFILVYELMKNGALSDFLFKEEILPTWSHRTEMALGIARGLLYLHEECDSPIIHCDIKPQNVLLDSKYNAKISDFGLSKLLKKDQTRTDTCARGTVGYLAPEWLKNAPITPKVDIFSFGVMLLEITCGRRHIELSRVEEESEDDEGDDLLLVNWVAGCVRSGRIEKLARSDPEVLNDIKRLERFAKVGLWCVHPDPIVRPSMKMVMQMLEGITEAGVPPMLDH from the coding sequence ATGAAATCATTTGTTACATCCTCTTGTCTAAAACTAAGCCTCCTGATTTCATACAAGATGAAAATATCACTCAATCTTCTTGCATTCCTCCTCTTAATCCTTCATCATCAGTCAAATGGCCAAAATAATCCAAATATTAGCATAGGCTCTACTTTCACTGCTGGAGACAATGGCTCTTTGTTATCCTCGTCCGGGGACTTTGCCTTCGGATTTTATCCTGTTTCAGATAATCTTTTTCTAGTTGGAATTTGGTTCAACAAAATCCAGGAAAGAACACTCGTCTGGTCATCAAATCGCGACAGTCCAGCTGAAATCGGATCAACTATTAGTCTAACAAATGGTGGCCAGCTTGTGCTCAACTATGCTAATAGCACAGTTCAACAGATTTCCAGTGGGGCTGTAAGGTTGGGAATCATGCAAGATGATGGAAATCTTGTCTTGAGAGACTCAAGTTCAAATAATGTTTGGGAAAGCTTTGAATCTCCCACTGATACACTTTTGCCAGGACAAACTTTATCATCAGCAGGAAAGCTCTATTCTAATTCTATTTCAGATGGGAATTCCAACTACTCTAGAGGGAAATTTATGCTAGAAATGCAAAGTGATGGAAAATTAGTACTATCTGCTTATCATTTCGCGGACACAGGATATTGGGTGAGTAGTCAAGATAATATAGGAAACGGTGAAGTGAATTTAGTTTTCAACCAAAGGAATGCATCTTTGTACCTtgtgagagataacaataacaCAATTCATTCGTTTCTATCTAACGTCCCAACCCCAGTTGAAGACTACTACCACCGTGCAACTCTAGACAGTTTTGGCAACTTCCAGCAGTATGCTTATCATAAGACTAATGGTAGCAATTGGATTAGAGTTTGGAAGATCCTTTCAGAGCCATGTATGGTTAATGCTGTTTGTGGGGCTTATGGATTCTGCAGCTCAAATGACAATGAAACAGTAAATTGTGACTGTCTTCCGGGGTATGTCTTCTTGGATCGAAGTAATCCTACTAAAGGTTGTCATCCAGAGACAATGATCAACTTCTGTGCTGATCATCTATCTACAGGAAATTTCAAAATAGTGTCTATGAAGGATAGTGACATGCCTTACAATGAAGTTGGGGATTATGAAATTTATCGTGACGTAGACGAGGAGGGATGCAAGAAGGTTGTCATGGAAGATTGTTATGCCATGGCTGCTTCTCTAGTCAATAGGTCATGTCACAAGAGGCGTACTCCTATACTCAACGCCCATAAAACTTCTATGACCAAAGGTAGCATTTCCTTCATCAAGGTGCCCATTAATTCAGATAAAGATGGCATATCAACAAAAAAGAAATCCAACACCAGAGCCCGCCTCACTGCTGGCCTTATAACTACCAGTTCACTTGCTGTCCTATTTGGAGCCTTGGCTTTTTACTATCATCCTGCTCCTAGGAGACTTGTACGACGAGAGTGGAATCCAAATTCATCAAGAATAGGTATCAATTTCCGTGAGTTCACATACAAAGAATTGCATGAAATAACAAATGGCTTCAGCAAGCAACTTGGAAAAGGAGCTTCCGCGAAAGTTTACTATGGGAATCTCAAGTTAAAGGATGTTCAAGTAGAGATTGCAGTGAAGCGGATGGCAGACGTTGCAGAGCCAAGTGAGAAGGTATTCATGACAGAGCTAAAAATCATAGGCAGAACTCATCACAAGAATTTGGTAAAGCTATTGGGATTTTGCATTGAGGATAATCACTTTATTTTGGTTTACGAGTTGATGAAGAACGGAGCATTATCAGATTTTTTGTTCAAGGAAGAAATACTGCCTACTTGGAGTCACAGAACAGAAATGGCACTAGGAATTGCAAGAGGACTGCTTTACTTACATGAAGAATGTGATTCTCCAATCATCCACTGTGACATAAAGCCTCAAAATGTACTTCTTGACAGCAAATACAATGCCAAGATTTCAGATTTTGGGCTATCAAAACTCTTGAAGAAAGATCAAACAAGAACAGATACTTGCGCAAGAGGGACAGTGGGATATTTAGCACCAGAATGGCTAAAGAATGCACCAATAACACCCAAAGTTGACATTTTTAGTTTTGGTGTAATGTTACTGGAGATTACATGTGGTAGAAGGCATATTGAGCTTAGCAGGGTAGAGGAAGAGAGCGAAGATGATGAAGGTGATGATTTACTGCTTGTAAATTGGGTTGCAGGCTGTGTGAGAAGTGGTAGAATAGAAAAACTTGCAAGGAGTGATCCTGAAGTATTGAATGATATTAAAAGACTTGAACGATTCGCCAAGGTGGGATTGTGGTGTGTCCATCCTGATCCAATTGTTAGACCTTCAATGAAAATGGTGATGCAAATGCTTGAAGGCATAACAGAAGCTGGAGTTCCTCCAATGCTTGATCATTAA